In Herbinix luporum, a single window of DNA contains:
- a CDS encoding IS3 family transposase: protein MSFIQANLDNYTVKQMCKVLEFPRSTYYAVINHVKSQREIDYNKFSDEVQYYYDRSKGRYGAIKIQRDLEEAGIPCSVKRVQRHMAKLGLRSVVVRKYKYQNNQGKVPDDKENILNRDFTATTINQKWVTDITYIHVLNEGWTYLASVMDLYNRKIIGYSYGKNPTAELAKKAVENACLNVEDTTGIILHSDLGSQYTSATFEDMLIEKNMKHSFSRKGNPYDNACMESFHSVLKKEEVYLNTYHSFEEAKTAIFEYIESWYNRRRRHSALDYKTPQQVEDEVLAA, encoded by the coding sequence GTGTCCTTTATTCAAGCTAATCTTGATAATTATACTGTTAAACAAATGTGCAAGGTACTTGAGTTTCCTCGTAGCACTTATTATGCTGTTATTAATCATGTTAAATCTCAAAGAGAGATTGATTACAACAAATTTAGTGATGAAGTTCAATATTACTATGACAGATCTAAGGGGCGTTATGGTGCTATTAAGATACAGCGAGATCTTGAAGAAGCTGGTATCCCTTGTTCAGTCAAAAGAGTGCAGAGACATATGGCTAAGCTTGGTCTTCGCAGTGTTGTAGTACGCAAATATAAGTATCAAAATAACCAAGGTAAGGTTCCAGACGATAAGGAAAATATACTAAATCGTGATTTTACTGCTACAACAATAAACCAAAAATGGGTTACAGACATTACGTATATACATGTTCTTAACGAGGGTTGGACTTATCTAGCATCAGTTATGGATTTATATAATAGGAAAATCATTGGTTATTCATATGGTAAAAATCCAACCGCCGAATTAGCTAAAAAGGCTGTAGAAAATGCATGTCTCAATGTAGAAGATACTACAGGTATTATCCTTCATTCAGATTTAGGCAGCCAGTATACAAGTGCAACGTTTGAGGATATGCTTATAGAAAAAAATATGAAGCATTCCTTTAGCAGAAAGGGAAACCCTTATGATAATGCTTGTATGGAATCCTTCCATTCTGTATTAAAGAAGGAAGAGGTATACTTAAATACTTATCATTCATTTGAAGAGGCTAAAACAGCAATCTTTGAATATATTGAGTCTTGGTATAACCGCAGAAGAAGGCACAGTGCACTGGATTATAAAACCCCACAGCAGGTTGAAGATGAGGTCCTTGCAGCTTAG
- a CDS encoding phosphotransferase family protein: protein MKLDIVIAKRKDKTVYRDGDKAIKVFDANYSKANILNEALNQARIEETGLNIPKIHAVTMIEGKWAIVLEYIEGKTLAQLMRENPDKFDQYLEDFVDLQMQVHAVKSPLLNKLKDKMHRKISETTLDATTRYDLHTRLESMPNHDKVCHGDFNPSNIIISKDGTPYILDWSHVTQGNASADVARTYLLYHLAGEVEIAEKYLNLFCLKSDTAKQYVQKWLPIVAASQSVKQNPVERELLLSWVDVVDYQ, encoded by the coding sequence ATGAAATTAGATATAGTCATAGCCAAAAGAAAAGATAAGACAGTCTATAGAGACGGGGATAAAGCCATAAAGGTTTTTGACGCAAACTATAGCAAAGCTAACATTCTAAATGAAGCACTTAACCAAGCCCGTATAGAAGAAACAGGACTTAATATTCCAAAAATCCATGCTGTAACCATGATAGAAGGAAAATGGGCTATCGTACTAGAATATATAGAAGGCAAAACCCTAGCCCAGCTAATGAGGGAAAATCCGGATAAGTTTGATCAGTATCTAGAAGATTTCGTAGACCTTCAAATGCAGGTACATGCCGTAAAATCTCCTTTGTTAAACAAACTAAAGGATAAGATGCACAGAAAGATTAGCGAAACTACCCTAGATGCCACCACAAGGTATGATCTACATACCCGGCTTGAATCTATGCCTAACCATGATAAGGTTTGCCACGGGGACTTTAATCCATCTAATATCATTATCTCCAAGGATGGAACTCCCTATATACTAGACTGGTCCCATGTAACCCAGGGAAATGCCTCCGCAGACGTGGCCAGAACCTATCTTCTGTATCATCTTGCCGGTGAAGTAGAAATTGCTGAAAAATATCTGAATCTCTTCTGCCTAAAGAGCGATACCGCAAAACAATACGTCCAGAAATGGCTTCCTATTGTTGCAGCTTCACAATCAGTTAAGCAAAACCCGGTTGAACGTGAATTGTTACTGTCTTGGGTTGATGTGGTAGATTATCAGTAA